The genomic window GTGACGCTGCGGAAACCAGGATCGAAATTAGAGCACCAAGGTATCAAAGTTGAGCTTATCGGTCAGATAGAGTTGTTTTACGACAGAGGAAATCATCACGAATTTATATCGTTGGTTAAAGAACTCGCTCGGCCCGGAGATCTATTGCAGCACACCTCCTATCCGTTCGACTTTGCGAACGTTGAGAAACCCTATGAGGTGTACACAGGAGCCAATGTCAGGTTAAGGTACTTTTTACGAGCCACAATAGTAAGACGTCTTACAGACATCACTAAAGAGGTGGACATAGCCGTTCATACGTTATGCAGCTATCCCGATGTACTAAACTCTATAAAAATGGAAGTAGGCATCGAAGATTGTTTACACATAGAATTCGAGTACAACAAATCAAAATACCACCTGAAAGACGTTATAGtaggtaaaatttatttccttcTCGTACGAATTAAGATAAAACACATGGAGATATCtattataaagaaagaaaCGACAGGTTCTGGACCTAACACCTTCACAGAGAATGACACAGTTgctaaatatgaaataatggaCGGTGCACCAGTTAGAGGTGAAAGTATTCCTATTAGAGTATTTTTGGCTGGCTACGATCTAACTCCTACTATGAGAGacataaacaacaaattttcGGTAAGATACTTTCTAAATCTTGTTCTAATGGACACAGAAGATCGCCGTTATTTCAAACAACAGGAAGTTACTCTGTGGCGGAAAAGTGACAAATCACGACTTCCGCTACACAATCCGCATCATCCTCAGAACTTAACGAATTCGCAGCACTACCAAATGGCTGTTTCCAGCGAAGAGAACTTGGCAAGAGGTATTTCCCCATCAATGCCACCAGAAAGTGCATTACAAAGATCTATTTCACCTCCAATGCCAAATGTTGATAAACATAACGGCCCCTCACAAATGGAACAAGAAGAACCAGATGTATTACCAAACAAACTGTCAAGTACCCACATCGAGAATGAGCCCGAACAGGTTGAACAAGAAAAGACGAGTGAAAAGCCCAAACTAGCCGAAAAGCCACTAGATAAACCACAACTCGAGGAAGTCCAGGAAGTGAATAATTCAGAGCATATCAAAGAAAAGCCACAGAATGTTAGCAAACctcaaatttcaataaaaccatCAGTATCGGAAAAACCTATAGCCCAGAAAGTTGCCATCGCCGAGAAACCGTTATTGGCAGAGAAGCCCATACTAGAAAAGCCCACTTTGGCCGAGAAGCCGGTGCTCTCACAGACGGAAAGTGTAGAAGCAGCTACGAGTCAATAGCCTCGACATATG from Danaus plexippus chromosome 27, MEX_DaPlex, whole genome shotgun sequence includes these protein-coding regions:
- the LOC116775786 gene encoding vacuolar protein sorting-associated protein 26B-like — translated: MSFFGFGQTADIEIVFDDADKRKVAEVKTDDGKKEKLLLYYDGETVSGRVNVTLRKPGSKLEHQGIKVELIGQIELFYDRGNHHEFISLVKELARPGDLLQHTSYPFDFANVEKPYEVYTGANVRLRYFLRATIVRRLTDITKEVDIAVHTLCSYPDVLNSIKMEVGIEDCLHIEFEYNKSKYHLKDVIVGKIYFLLVRIKIKHMEISIIKKETTGSGPNTFTENDTVAKYEIMDGAPVRGESIPIRVFLAGYDLTPTMRDINNKFSVRYFLNLVLMDTEDRRYFKQQEVTLWRKSDKSRLPLHNPHHPQNLTNSQHYQMAVSSEENLARGISPSMPPESALQRSISPPMPNVDKHNGPSQMEQEEPDVLPNKLSSTHIENEPEQVEQEKTSEKPKLAEKPLDKPQLEEVQEVNNSEHIKEKPQNVSKPQISIKPSVSEKPIAQKVAIAEKPLLAEKPILEKPTLAEKPVLSQTESVEAATSQ